agcggtttaatagcctagggttattaccctagtgatatatgttgtataaatactatgccatgttggataaatgtatatattgagattatgaattatgcgcttaaggcataattaagctagactcggtaagttggtaccttgagttaattttaatgcggtctagggttattaccctagaatattaaGAATCCAGTAAAAGCATGAGTTAGGCTTAACATTCttaataaatgttatttgagtATATAGAAGTGTATTGTATGTGTGTTTACTTGTTtgtaagttagggttattaccctaagattatatatgttgtagtaaatGTTGAATACACGCATGTATGTTAAAAGTTATGTGAATGAGACATAACCgggttagacctggtatatatcaccaggataaaccattgaaagaacgtaatgtatggattacgtatatatataagaatagggttatgcgagcaaggcataaccaggttaggctcggtaatcaaaaccgaggtaaaccctactaaggccttattgtatatagacgtgtgagagcaacacgtaggtctacgccacgtagacataaataggcatgtgagcgtaacatgcaggtctacaGTAGATAGACCAATGGTGCAGTGGGCACCATCAGTTATGTGTTAtacatattgagattaagggttatgcgttcaaggcataatcaagttggactcggtaattagaaccgagatgaactattctagggccttattgtaattagacgtgtgagagcaacacgtaggtctacgccacgtagatataaatagatgtgtgagggcaacacataggtctacgccacgtagacataaataggcatgtgagtgtgacatgcaggtctgtgacacacagacatatatgaatggcattattgtttaaatagtatgatgagcatattattattgttatgttatatactgtcttgctgggcttggctcacgggtgctctactgtgcaggaaagggtaaggcattagctgatcaaccatgagtttcaggagcagggcgaggaatgtacatgttcatgccacttcagaccaagcgggttatgggtctaacagtattgacttttgtattctattTTGCcacttaggtcggctagaaagaaaggacttgtaataagtttgtaaatatttttgggatcccaacggtttaaaagtttaaaagtattacaagttttattttcattccgattaatttaaaagtttaaattctgcgctattttgattagtaatcccgaattaggggattaggattccataagcattttgggtagcgtgcctaattatttagggcgttacagatgTGTTTTACGTTACTTGTAAGGATGaaaattgtaaatggagattaaGGGGGAAGAAGAAGGCACTTTGTGACATGTTTGAGGTTACTGTGTTTCACaacgaacacacatgtaacttggATTCTAGACATTGTGatcaccgtcaagcagcacTGTGGGTTATTGGTCACattattaagaacaagtacacaTCATATGGATCTAACTACAAGGCAAAAGACATATAGAGGGATATGTTTGATGAATATGGCATCAAGATGAGTTATGAGAAAGCTTGGAGGTGCAGAGAGAAGGCAGTTATGTACAAGAGGGGAACTCCAGCAAAATCTTATACAAAGTTATATGGTTACTTTTAcatgctggaacagaagaatccaggtACTATTACTGACATTGTCAGCGAGGATGACCGATTCAAGTACTGTTTCTGGTCTCTCGATGCTTGTAGGAGGGGATTTAAGTTTTTTTGTCCTGTGATTAGTATTGACGGAACATTCTTGAAGACAAAGTATGGAGGAACATTGTTAGTTGTTGTTGCGTACGATGCAAACAACCTATTGTTTTCAGTAGCCTATGCAATTGTTGACAGTGAGAATCATGACTCTTAGAAGTATTTCTTGCGGAAGTTAAAGGAAGCCATTGGTGAGGTTGAAAATCTTATGTTCATATCgaataggcatcaaagcattgaacatGCTATTGAGGTGTTTTCCCAAAAGCATGCCACTGTGCATGCTTCAAGCATATTACTAAGAATGTCATTCACAAGTTTAAGACTGGTGTATGCAACCGGCAAATATGGCGTGTAGCTTACGCATGGAACAAGACGGAATGTGATAGACATTTTAAGGTGCTGAAACAGATGGACCCTGCCATTGCTACATACGTCGAGAAAATAGGGTTTGAAAAGTGGGCTCGTCCTTATTGTCCATGCGATCAGTACAACATAATGACAAGCAACGCTGCCGAAAGCTTCAACAGGGTGACAGAAGAATTCAGAAAATATCCAGTAACTATTTTGGTTGACTTAATCAAGTTCACACTTCAAAATTAGTTTGCTTCTCGTCTCGAAAAGGCTAGTAAGTGCGCTACTCCTTTGGCTACTACTTTTGAAAATGATTTAGAGGATAAACACAAAGATGGTATGTTCAGGAGTGTCCTTCGTAATGGTGCCCAATTATTTAACGTTGGTACGAGTCCTCAAGGTGAGAGAGGTGGTGATGTGGACTTAGTGGAGAGAACATGCACTTATGGACTTTTCTAAATGCTCAAAATCCCTTGTCCCCATGCATGTGCCGCAGCAGTTAGTCAGAATGTGAGCGTGTACGCACTTAACTCTCCATATTACACAAAAGAAACGTGGAAGAAGATCTACGATGCCACAATTAATATTGTTGGCAAGGAGGATGAGTGGGTACTACCGGAACACATCAAGAACATAAGAATCGGGGTACCAGTGGAGAAAAAACCAGTAGGTCGGCCTAGGAAGAGAAATGCAGGTAGAAGACCGATGAAGCGTCGACCGTCTAGTGGTCAGGTGGTAGTGGAACCTCGTAATTGTTCGATATGTCACGGTCCAGGGCACAACAGAGCTACATGCAAAGCTCGAGTTTGAACTGTTTCTCTAATATTTAGATGCATATGTGTTGTATTGCTAGTTGTTGTTTAACAGGACTATAGCttgaatatttaataatatgcATGGATGTTTTTAATGTGTCTGCGACTTTGTGCGATATTTATGCGATTCATGTGTGATTTTATTTCATATTTCATAACTGTTGTTCTATGTGATTTTTATGCGATATGTATGCGATTTTGTTGCaccattttttatattttctttgtgATGTCTATGCGATTTCTGTGAGACATTTGGCGATTTTACTGGTAACATGTCTAATATTCTATGTTGTCTAATCTTCACAATTTTTATGCAATATATGTGCGACATTTTTAGCGAGTTAGTTGTCTTTTTCTGCATGTTATTATTAcaactattaaattatttacgATGTCTATGCGATATAGGTGCAACATTTGAGCGATTGAACATTTTAcagtataatataatataattgcaaaagattatgtgtatatatgaaTAACGTTACAAAAAACTACCATGTCAAGTTCTGGTAAAATAAGTCCACACACCACCTATGTTTAAAGGTGAGCATGTTATCATCATTAACATGCTCAAACGAACGGTCCAACATGCAGTGTTTAATGTACTTTATGGCAAACATTCCACAATCGCCactacaaattaaaaaattagtaaatattagcAACAATTAAGTTAAGTAATTGATAATGGagtacaaaattaaataaattgcataaattaaaaaagagaGATTTACCTTGTATTCGTTTGTGGTACAACCTCAGAGGTAGCTCTTCTATAATGCAGTGGTAGGAGTTGGCTAAGATCACTGCAATCAACCGGAAGCACATAATTGTTCAGTTCAAAATAACCACTAGCTGGAATTAGATTTGTAAATAGCTCGCCGTAAGGCTTCAAATATGACTCCATGTTCTGCTTAGTGGTGCCACTGATATCACAATCATATACAATAATCTCCCAGTTATCAATATCCACCTCAACTGCCACCCAGTTGTGCTCTTTGAGAAGGTTCAACACAAAGTACATATAATCCTGGTTCTCCCAACACGGCAAGTGTCTGTGCTCTATCCCCAGCACATAATTCAAAACGGCCTCATCCCATTTCATCTTGCTCTTGTCACCTTCATAATAATTCCAATACATCGAGAATATCTGTGGAGCAGATGTGTCCAAAACTACACATTTTTGAGTGTACACTTCTAGATAGAGGTTCCGTCTTCTTCTCAATAAGTGCGCCATGGCATCAATTTGCTGTGTtccaaaagaaaaaagttaGACAGATATCGGACATATGTCGCACAAAAATTGCATGAAATCgcatatgggaaatcaaaaaaaCTGTTTCATTAATCGCACAAAAGTCGCATATAAATTGCACATAAGTCGCACaaataatacataaaaaaagaagtgaataaataacataaaatcgcCCCAGAAGTCTCACAATAATCGCATAATGTTGATAATATCGCAAACTAATCGCATATAAATCGCATTAAACTCGcacaataatttaaaaacacaataaatttaTTCTGTTAAGAAAGAACCTACAGCATCGTCGAGCCATTCTCCCTACACTCTCAGTTTGACGAACCACGATCGATTGGCTGGGCCAGTGTGAACATCCCTAGGACAGCCATTGTCCCTCGCGTAAGTGATCCACTTCTGGAAAAAATTTAACAGCCGCGAGTCCGCCAGTTTCACAACGTCTACTTCAACTGGCCCATGTCATTGTTTCTTCCTCCCCTCTATGTAGTCGTTCAAGAAAACCGGCTTCTGTTTTCTCCTAACCCTAGAGAAGTCCACCCTGCAGGTGGCCCATTCAACTCTTCCACATCCTGAGATTCTGTACCACCCAGGGCAATCACAATGGCGTTTGTAGGAGTAGAAGGAATCTCATCTATGTTGGGTTCTCAATCTTCTGGATAGACATCATCCTCATCAAAATCATCTCTGCGATGATGGATGTATCTTCTGTAATGGCTCTGCTGAGTCTGATGGATGTGTCGACGATGATTGATGTGCTGGCCCTAATGGTTGTGTCGGCTCCGAAGGCTGCTTCTGTAACAaacataaccctagtggaatgctataaatagatagtgaaggcttcaggaaatttacacttaaatttcacactaaaattttctactttttccttcagagaaaaatctgagccttctctctccctgtctttggccgaccactccatctttctcttcctcattgagatttcgaaattcttagtgttagagtagtgcccacacacagcaagtgatacctcaatcatagtgaggaagatcgtgaagaaagactttcagcaaaaaggagtttcagcactaaagaatcagagaaagagatccaggttcagatattgataatgctctgctatagaaaggaatcaaggggtagatatctgaacagaaggagtcattatattccactgcacccaatgtaaggtttactaaactttatatgtgtttatttcatcattttagaaagttcatatttagggtgttaatcaacatacttgtgagtagatctaagatcctggtaaaataatttccaacaactggtatcagagccatggtaattgatttgcttgcaagaaatttggactttaaaacgattgtttgatgttttggatggtatcatgttgtattgagtgttatttgatgattgattgatgtttgtgaattttcgtgaaaaataattgaatatctgtttctggaattatttttattggatagtatggaaaaattaagcaatttacttttttatagaactaaatttcgatttaattttaattagttatgattttttgaagtttcggaaaaaTTTCGAGATTGAGCAACAAAGTTGTGCGCGCGGAAATCATTCAGATTTCCCCTGCGCCGAGTTTGCATGCCCAAATCACCCATgcacgcgcgcggacgggtatgcacagcgtcccgtccgtacagcttgcaattttttcgtttttctttgttttttcatgctttttcatggaattaacttccgattttttgtgtagttctgtatttatacatttactattcctaattcaattctaattatcataattaatttatttaatagtttttaaatttaattcacgatattagtgtaatttgaatttgaaatagtcaatatctatcttttttgcttaattatctatcttatttttaaatttgattatatcttatcttatttttaaatttaaggtcagattttaaatttttaaattaaatcttttttttaaataatttgaccttatttaaatttaaaataagataactataatcatgtaattttaaatagatgtaagatattttgctaacttttaaattttgttattttatttatttaaattacatttaaaatctgaaaaagatatttatttatcttttttaattttttatttaattttatttataaaataacattaaatatttaaaagtagttagcaaattttgaaatgatatttaggttggttgaaacctaacttttcaaaattgtaggtttaattttaaatttttttttaaaatatttcgaatttttttaaaaaaaattttaaatttttcgaaaatattttttttttatttaattaattatttttttgaaattatttatttaaaattaataaatcctacatccaactatccaactaaccttgttgcaggagtatgtgttttagcttgtttgtaagtttttaaaacctattattgcttgattgcaaatagtcatagtaaacttgttgacagatccaatgatctgattttaactcatggctcccttagtcaagtaaataatttgtaacaggtatatttacaatcttctttcatctgtgtatgacctagcaacatgataggatccatccaaattgtgtgcctgtgtgaggctatgtgtttaattttattatagatgcatataggttgttgttgctaaataaaatatcatagtttttgatagattttatttaggccgatttagttttgggcctattcaattaataacagttgttcattttaaggttaaattcctctcttttgggccttgtgtgagggttgggagccatagtagtgggtacgacatactgaacccagcatcccctcacatgaactaccccaattatgaaggcccatttgcccgatttgaataactgtactagcttaattaaactaatttaacctaataaaattattagcaacataattaatttcatttattttgaaattaatttaagaaaaccatagcttaaaaaaaaaaattattctaagctaaactatgtgtagtttcttgtatttaattaaatatagaattataaccatctagattctttctgaagcttaatttaaatttttcattaaatattcctatttaagttgatatttagttatctctatctaatcaacttaaatctgaatatcttttggatttaaaattttaaaattaagttgaggaattttaggcattggttattaagattctttaagatatttttttttaagttaatatcttttcgaatattaacttaaaatggaatattttcaaattaagtggttacaacttaatttttgatatttaattaaatttaaatttgaaaatatttaagttctagatttttctaatacaacttaaattagatatttttttcaaattttgtggaaagatacttagtcaaataagatattttctagatagttattttctagactacttattatttctaatattaaataggaaaatattatacattgtgaaattaattatttaaataattaattttggtacaatttattttaagtatatttttcctagtattaaactagagattaataattaagccttctctacacttaattatttatttcttgaatttaatacatttaattaatttaaaaattaaatatctaagttgattttcatcatgatacttaaatatttctttttcatgacacttaattaaatagaaaattattttaagttgaaatttattttttcaacttaaacttaaataatttttaaaatatattttttctttattttattaatcaaatttctaaattgcatttcttaaatgctggaatttcgaattttatttgaaaaatatattaaagctgtaaattatttattttaattttggaccaacttaaatcaatgattttttcatttaatgattaatttaaaataaacaaagtaaaatatatttaattagaaaatgaattaattagtcaatgaaaatctagatagatattatctgtttttttttacttgaaatatttttctagtgtatttaattaaatagaaaattaatatttaagttgattttcatcatcatacttaaatatttgaaatttttcttatatatttaattaaataggaaaattatttttttcttgtaaattaattttattaattaattttgggccaacattaaattagaataatttttccatgatttattttttattttaacatgcattttcgaaaattgtattcttaaatactttaatttttcgaaatgcaatatatatttatagaaaattaaatttgagttgtaaattaatttaaattaattttgtgacaacttaaattgaatatttttctaaatatttattggaaattattactaagatggaagaaattcatgttattttcatatccatctaagtgaaatttataaatattaaattaaaatttatatttagaatttttcattctaaattgaaaattttaattaaataaatatatttaaaataaatagattaaaataagtttcaaagaaaatacaactctctttaaataatgagctttattattaagatattcgatctccattgttggttttacatcgcgtttgttttagtgagtaatcctccctaatggaggaacgttcattaacaatttcgcaccgtttaatctcgaaagataagtagtttgtaagtgttttatatggtatggatcaccctaatggtggtgaccatatttgacttgcaaattgcgaaacaatggtggaagctcataggatagaattgccttgactctcgcctaaacgggacaacgctgaattccaatcttgatcgaataaaaggttgctagaatgtttaacattttagatgagctgacaactctattcaatggatggtagctttgactctcgcctaaacgggacactaataacagtttgttgaaaaccttggaaattatttaggattgtatgttttagtattttcacttgtcattcctacttgctatatgtttaataatttctgaattgtgtatgaatttatattgaaccatgttattttctgttattaaattgtagtttaatttcgaatcttcattgttggtctaacttggtttgtttatctaatgagataaatctctaagggattttcaccattagacatacataatagtgttagatctcaaaagataaatattgtatatgcgacatctagctgttcatcaattgatgacaccttagactagtatttttacgatatgaaacaagaagattatataaataagattactttgactttcgctaatcgaagcatcgttggattcttatttaaataacgaaattatcctaattcctcttagcttattcattgcgaattagctcaataacatatcattggatgaatggtctataaatcatttcatgtcattctatattttctcttaagaaattaaatgacgcatatgattataatcctgaaattctattcccaattgatataaaacctcaatcttagaaatctcctacttgtatgggcaaatcagacttagagttatattagtagtggtggtccaagatagaattactcattatatttggttgaatttaagtatttgactttaattttagaatccaaacagaaattttcttatatttctatttccaggaagcaatacagttacactttccaagtgttcaatatccatcttctattaatggattcaaactgtatggaatatgagtttggtattctgtgaccaggatccacttgcactattctaagaactctttgatgtaactaaacctaagtcatcaaaatgacacaaccacatttttattaatctatggcatttgtatcttgttcatagtggatttgacaagatcaatctctgcaaaagttaatatgcctatatccactgaaagtagttcatctcattcacagatggatgtacattcaggggtggatatgagtttttcgttgtattcttaaaacgatcactctagattataccttatgcaaagaaatttgaaatttttgaaaaatttcattaatttctaggaatggtggaaaaccattaaggtaagtggttaaagatcttgcgaactgataggggtggagaaatagttagtagatatgcacttcaaagatcattaaattgatttttgaattatatccaaacttacctccccagaaatttcgagttgcatattgatgattagttactagtcgttgcctaaatccttctatggtaatacaatttcagaatgatgtaatggttgtatacttaatgtaaatcattactagattcatggatgacctaatcaaaatcttaagaaaagctagagctGTTAACCAtgatttgttagctattctaagtgattaggggtggaccatcccatagtcaatagataagaaagtgtttgttcaaacaaatactacttttctaagataatgactaagtctgaaaacaaatagcaaataaaggagatatttttcttgattccaaaagtgttctatcatcctatttgacatatgatgatcccactgcctctgttgtcttgtcacaaccaaagaagttaataccatttagttttcttagacataattcacggtaccttgtcgtagtgggagagtttctaggaactcaccttcttatg
This Cannabis sativa cultivar Pink pepper isolate KNU-18-1 chromosome 6, ASM2916894v1, whole genome shotgun sequence DNA region includes the following protein-coding sequences:
- the LOC115694955 gene encoding uncharacterized protein LOC115694955, which encodes MFDEYGIKMSYEKAWRCREKAVMYKRGTPAKSYTKLYGYFYMLEQKNPGTITDIVSEDDRFKYCFWSLDACRRGFKFFCPVISIDGTFLKTKYGGTLLVVVAYDANNLLFSVAYAIVDTCHCACFKHITKNVIHKFKTGVCNRQIWRVAYAWNKTECDRHFKVLKQMDPAIATYVEKIGFEKWARPYCPCDQYNIMTSNAAESFNRVTEEFRKYPFASRLEKASKCATPLATTFENDLEDKHKDGMFRSVLRNGAQLFNVGTSPQAVSQNVSVYALNSPYYTKETWKKIYDATINIVGKEDEWVLPEHIKNIRIGVPVEKKPVGRPRKRNAGRRPMKRRPSSGQVVVEPRNCSICHGPGHNRATCKARV